The following are encoded together in the Ignavibacteriales bacterium genome:
- a CDS encoding shikimate dehydrogenase, which translates to MKDSFKTNTKLLGLIGHPIKHTYSPYLHNVGIEMTGVNYVYLPFDVLPANLKNAVKGILTLGVAGVSVTLPHKETVIRYLNGLSEEASTIGAVNTIVNDLGKLQGYNTDAEGVYATLLPYKSQITGEEVSVIGAGGASRSVIYTLIRHFQPKKINLINRTEQRAEVVKEHFAAKMRYDSFQVFELFPPDLVSVFKNSSLIVNATAIGMFPDNDDSITTLSKSFSKDQIVFDLVYNPPKTKLMQIAESEGAKTVDGLTMLIHQAIKSFELWTGKTLEFDKLYRALISVIIT; encoded by the coding sequence ATGAAAGATTCATTTAAAACAAATACTAAGCTGCTTGGTTTAATCGGTCACCCGATAAAACATACATACTCCCCCTACTTACACAATGTCGGAATCGAAATGACAGGAGTAAATTATGTGTATCTTCCTTTCGATGTACTTCCGGCAAATTTAAAAAATGCTGTAAAAGGAATTTTGACGCTTGGTGTTGCCGGTGTAAGTGTAACCCTCCCTCATAAAGAAACCGTAATCAGATATTTAAATGGACTATCTGAAGAAGCATCAACCATCGGAGCGGTTAATACAATTGTAAATGATCTTGGGAAACTTCAGGGATACAATACTGATGCAGAAGGAGTTTATGCAACATTGCTGCCGTACAAATCTCAAATAACGGGGGAGGAAGTTTCGGTAATTGGAGCAGGTGGTGCATCCCGATCGGTCATCTACACTTTAATCAGACACTTTCAGCCAAAAAAAATAAATCTTATCAATCGCACTGAACAGCGTGCTGAGGTTGTGAAAGAACATTTTGCTGCGAAGATGAGATACGATTCTTTCCAGGTGTTCGAACTTTTTCCACCTGATTTAGTTAGTGTGTTTAAGAATTCCAGTTTAATTGTAAATGCAACTGCTATCGGAATGTTTCCGGATAACGATGATTCGATAACCACATTATCCAAATCATTTTCGAAAGATCAGATTGTTTTTGATTTAGTTTACAACCCCCCTAAAACCAAACTGATGCAAATTGCAGAGTCTGAAGGTGCAAAAACTGTTGACGGTTTAACGATGTTAATTCACCAGGCAATTAAATCGTTTGAGCTATGGACAGGCAAGACGCTTGAGTTTGACAAACTTTACCGCGCATTAATTTCAGTTATAATCACCTAA
- a CDS encoding T9SS type A sorting domain-containing protein has protein sequence MDIPTDFSISQNYPNPFNPNTNISYSIPENAFVTLKIYDVLGNEVEVLINEQKESGNYQIDFNASELSSGIYYYTLTAGNFTSTKKMSLIK, from the coding sequence ATGGATATCCCTACCGATTTTAGCATATCACAAAACTACCCCAACCCCTTCAACCCAAACACCAACATCAGTTATTCAATTCCGGAAAATGCTTTTGTTACTTTGAAGATTTATGATGTGCTTGGAAATGAAGTTGAAGTTTTAATCAACGAGCAGAAAGAGTCGGGCAATTATCAAATTGATTTTAATGCAAGTGAGCTTTCCAGCGGAATATATTATTACACATTGACAGCCGGAAACTTTACGAGCACAAAAAAGATGTCGCTGATTAAATAA
- a CDS encoding tetratricopeptide repeat protein, whose amino-acid sequence MSLYDSDFSGDENLEFEKTNIEQEIKKCKKSIDDGRIYNSLEYIEDVLQLCIEADKNEDGLYFSEKLIEIFPYNAEYWVKHGICLSGLLRFDEAIKSFEKSLSLNPADTEVLLDKATAEESNEMFEQAKESLNQILSIEPGHDEAYFNLGLIAQKENNFEQAAGYFKKAIEFDEDYSEAWYELGFSYENLDKLTEALEAYEKFLDLEPYHANGWFNRGVVLVRLSKTEQAINSYDLALALKEDFASAWFNKGNALADLGRFQPAIDCFKKSLELDKDDEASFYNIGNIYEEMGDLHSAIKYYTESIKINDQYYEAFIARGYCHDASGKFQLALKDFNKAISLSQDRADAWYARADLEYSLGQLQNSILSYREALKIEKDNFEVWFNLAETLFELGDWLEALNSFDECIRINPKDANSYYGKAKANFILSRPQEAVECLKIAFTLDPEIKQEFEKDYPEIKSSRLFKKLLGEI is encoded by the coding sequence ATGTCTCTTTACGATTCCGACTTTTCAGGTGATGAAAACCTTGAATTTGAAAAAACCAATATTGAACAAGAAATTAAAAAATGTAAAAAGTCAATTGACGACGGCAGGATTTACAACTCCCTCGAATATATCGAAGATGTTTTACAGTTGTGCATCGAAGCCGATAAGAATGAAGACGGGTTATACTTTTCTGAAAAGCTTATAGAAATTTTTCCTTATAATGCCGAGTATTGGGTGAAACATGGTATTTGCCTTAGCGGGCTGCTTAGATTTGACGAAGCGATAAAATCATTTGAGAAATCGCTGTCACTAAATCCCGCCGATACCGAAGTACTGCTTGATAAAGCCACTGCCGAAGAAAGCAATGAAATGTTTGAGCAGGCTAAAGAATCATTGAACCAAATTTTATCCATTGAGCCAGGGCATGACGAAGCATATTTCAATTTAGGATTGATCGCACAAAAGGAAAATAATTTTGAACAAGCTGCAGGCTATTTCAAAAAAGCGATTGAGTTTGACGAAGATTATTCCGAAGCATGGTATGAGCTTGGCTTTTCTTATGAAAATCTTGACAAGCTTACGGAAGCACTCGAAGCCTATGAAAAATTTCTGGATCTTGAGCCGTATCATGCTAACGGCTGGTTCAACCGGGGGGTAGTGCTCGTCAGACTGAGTAAAACAGAACAGGCGATTAATAGTTACGATCTTGCATTGGCGCTCAAGGAAGATTTTGCAAGTGCATGGTTTAACAAAGGAAATGCTCTTGCGGACCTCGGCAGGTTTCAACCGGCGATTGACTGTTTCAAGAAGTCGCTCGAACTGGATAAGGACGATGAAGCATCTTTTTATAATATTGGAAATATTTATGAGGAAATGGGTGATCTTCATAGCGCAATAAAATATTATACCGAAAGTATAAAAATAAATGATCAGTACTATGAGGCATTCATTGCGCGTGGTTACTGTCACGATGCATCAGGGAAATTTCAATTAGCACTCAAAGATTTTAATAAAGCAATTTCGCTTTCGCAGGATAGGGCAGATGCCTGGTACGCCCGTGCTGATCTGGAGTACTCCCTTGGTCAGCTTCAAAACTCAATACTCAGTTACAGAGAGGCATTGAAAATTGAAAAGGATAATTTTGAAGTTTGGTTTAACCTTGCTGAAACACTTTTTGAACTTGGCGATTGGCTTGAAGCTTTAAATTCATTTGATGAGTGTATCAGGATAAACCCTAAAGATGCTAATTCATATTATGGAAAGGCGAAAGCAAATTTTATTTTAAGCAGACCGCAGGAAGCAGTTGAATGTTTGAAAATCGCCTTTACGCTTGATCCTGAAATAAAACAAGAGTTTGAAAAAGATTACCCTGAAATAAAATCATCAAGATTATTCAAAAAACTTCTTGGTGAAATTTGA
- a CDS encoding PQQ-dependent sugar dehydrogenase yields MKNLRLTSAIVMMFFSSLLTCTSVELNAQFQIQEAFPSLTFSSPVGLYNSGDGTDRIFIVQQGGIIKVFENNRNTTTSKTFLNITDKVTSGGETGLLGLAFHPDYENNRYFYVDYTADSPLRTVIARYEVSAANPDSAIKNSELILLEINQPFSNHNGGQISFGPDGYLYIGMGDGGSAGDPFNNGQNLSVLLGKILRIDVDNPQGGLNYGIPVTNPFYNNTQGYREEIYSYGMRNPWRFSFDPVTGELWCGDVGQNQWEEIDVIENGGNYGWRCYEGNHPYNTSGCTGTDYLFPIFEFEHAGGNCSITGGFIYRGNRRTELTGDYVYGDYCSKKIWQLHPADSSNIFLLTAASNILSFGADMNYEFYVCGANGKIYEFIPGLEAPTGLIANPTDPSIVELNWSDNSSSETGFRIERKGSNNIYEIVGTVGADQTSFTDNVSVIDTYTYRVTAINDSYVSNYSNTAVAIVTTVPVELTSFTAEVNNSDVILRWTTASEKNNSGFDVERKVNANQDWEKIVFVNGHGTTTEANTYSVVDKNLVAGIYQYRLKQIDLDGTFEYSNSIEVEIKSPDKFSLEQNYPNPFNPSTKIKYTVPSATLRQAQGDILITLKVFDVLGNEVATLVNEYKPTGTYEVDFNTDENLLLSSGVYYYQLHSGNYIETKKMILLR; encoded by the coding sequence TTGAAAAATCTCCGATTAACATCAGCAATTGTGATGATGTTTTTTTCATCATTATTAACATGCACCTCCGTTGAATTGAACGCTCAGTTTCAAATTCAGGAAGCATTTCCAAGTTTAACGTTTTCAAGTCCTGTTGGTTTGTATAATTCTGGAGATGGAACTGATAGAATTTTTATTGTTCAGCAGGGGGGCATTATTAAAGTTTTTGAAAATAACAGAAACACAACTACGAGTAAAACATTCTTAAATATTACCGATAAAGTAACAAGTGGTGGAGAAACCGGTTTACTCGGTCTGGCTTTTCATCCCGATTATGAAAACAACCGTTATTTTTATGTTGATTACACTGCTGACTCTCCCCTGCGAACTGTGATTGCCCGATATGAAGTAAGTGCTGCTAATCCTGATTCAGCTATTAAAAACAGCGAGTTGATTTTGCTCGAAATTAATCAGCCATTCTCAAATCATAACGGCGGGCAAATCTCCTTCGGTCCGGATGGCTACTTATACATTGGAATGGGTGATGGCGGTTCTGCGGGCGATCCTTTTAATAACGGACAAAATTTATCTGTGTTGCTCGGAAAAATTTTACGTATTGATGTTGACAATCCACAAGGCGGATTAAACTATGGAATTCCTGTTACAAATCCTTTTTATAATAATACACAAGGTTATAGAGAAGAAATTTATTCTTATGGGATGCGCAATCCATGGCGGTTCAGCTTTGATCCTGTTACGGGTGAACTTTGGTGCGGCGATGTTGGACAAAATCAGTGGGAAGAAATTGATGTGATCGAAAATGGCGGGAACTACGGCTGGAGATGTTACGAAGGAAACCATCCCTACAATACAAGCGGTTGTACCGGAACCGACTATCTATTTCCGATATTTGAATTTGAGCATGCAGGAGGAAATTGTTCAATCACCGGCGGATTTATTTATCGCGGCAATCGCAGAACAGAATTGACAGGCGATTATGTTTATGGCGACTACTGCTCAAAAAAAATCTGGCAGTTACATCCTGCTGACAGCTCAAATATTTTTTTGCTCACAGCAGCTTCTAACATTTTATCTTTCGGTGCTGATATGAATTATGAATTTTATGTATGTGGCGCTAATGGAAAAATTTATGAATTCATCCCCGGACTTGAAGCACCAACCGGCTTGATTGCTAATCCAACTGATCCTTCAATTGTTGAACTGAACTGGTCTGATAATTCATCTTCCGAAACCGGATTCAGAATTGAAAGAAAAGGCAGCAATAATATTTACGAAATTGTCGGAACGGTGGGTGCTGATCAAACTTCCTTTACAGATAATGTTTCTGTGATAGATACTTACACATACAGAGTAACAGCTATTAATGACAGCTATGTTTCAAACTACAGCAACACTGCTGTTGCTATTGTTACTACTGTGCCCGTTGAATTAACTTCCTTCACCGCGGAAGTTAATAATAGTGATGTTATCCTTCGATGGACAACAGCTTCCGAAAAGAATAACTCAGGTTTTGATGTAGAAAGGAAAGTAAATGCTAATCAAGATTGGGAAAAGATTGTTTTCGTGAATGGTCATGGAACTACAACTGAAGCAAATACATATTCGGTTGTGGATAAAAATCTTGTCGCAGGTATCTACCAATACAGATTAAAGCAAATTGATTTGGATGGAACATTCGAGTATTCAAATTCTATCGAAGTTGAAATCAAATCTCCAGATAAATTTTCACTTGAACAGAATTATCCGAATCCATTTAATCCTTCAACAAAAATAAAATATACTGTTCCCTCTGCCACCCTTCGACAAGCTCAGGGTGACATATTAATTACATTAAAGGTGTTTGATGTGTTAGGAAATGAAGTTGCAACATTAGTGAATGAATATAAACCTACAGGCACTTATGAAGTAGATTTCAACACAGACGAAAATTTACTGCTTTCAAGCGGTGTGTATTATTATCAACTGCATTCCGGAAATTATATTGAAACTAAAAAGATGATTTTATTGAGGTAA